The following coding sequences are from one Primulina eburnea isolate SZY01 chromosome 15, ASM2296580v1, whole genome shotgun sequence window:
- the LOC140813544 gene encoding cinnamoyl-CoA reductase CAD2-like — protein MSGAGKVVCVTGASGYVASWLVKLLLQRGYTVKATVTNLRDPNKVVHLKELEGADERLHLFKANLMEDGSFDSAVHGCEAVFHTASPAFIELTDPQVQLIDPAVKGTLNVLKSCSRESSVRRVVLTSSIVAVAFNRSPKGPDTVVDETWFSDPVFCEEIKAWYFVSKTLAEEAAWKFAKENDIDLVVTNPGFVIGPILQPTLNLSSESFLNLIKGKGGFPSYQFVDVRDVAEAHILGFENPSASGRYLLVGSVLTRSEVMEILQKLYPSMDVPKIAAGDPAYQVCNKRAQDLGVVFTPFEVSLKDMVESLKEKKFLC, from the exons ATGAGTGGTGCGGGAAAAGTTGTGTGCGTGACCGGAGCATCGGGGTACGTAGCTTCATGGCTGGTTAAGCTTCTGCTCCAGCGGGGTTACACTGTCAAAGCCACTGTTACAAACCTCC GTGATCCAAATAAAGTAGTCCACTTGAAAGAACTCGAGGGAGCTGATGAGAGATTACACTTGTTCAAAGCCAACTTAATGGAAGATGGATCTTTTGATTCCGCGGTTCATGGGTGTGAAGCGGTCTTTCACACAGCCTCACCAGCTTTCATTGAACTAACCGACCCACAG GTACAACTGATAGATCCGGCAGTGAAGGGAACTTTAAATGTCCTAAAATCATGCAGCAGAGAATCATCTGTTAGAAGAGTGGTTCTAACATCCTCAATCGTCGCAGTTGCGTTCAATCGCAGTCCCAAAGGCCCCGATACTGTTGTTGATGAAACATGGTTTTCTGATCCAGTATTCTGTGAAGAAATCAAG GCATGGTATTTTGTCTCGAAAACATTGGCAGAGGAAGCTGCATGGAAATTCGCTAAAGAGAATGACATCGACTTGGTAGTAACGAATCCTGGATTCGTGATCGGTCCTATCCTTCAGCCAACGCTTAATTTGTCTTCTGAGTCTTTCTTGAACTTGATCAAAG GAAAGGGAGGATTCCCATCCTATCAATTTGTAGATGTTAGAGATGTTGCCGAAGCACATATTCTGGGGTTTGAGAACCCTTCAGCGAGTGGCAGATACCTTTTGGTCGGAAGTGTTTTGACTCGTTCGGAAGTTATGGAGATTTTACAGAAGCTCTATCCTTCCATGGATGTGCCTAAAAT TGCTGCAGGGGATCCTGCATACCAGGTATGCAATAAGAGAGCACAAGATTTGGGCGTCGTCTTCACGCCTTTCGAGGTGAGCTTGAAGGATATGGTTGAAAGCTTGAAAGAGAAAAAATTCCTCTGTTGA
- the LOC140813543 gene encoding phenylacetaldehyde reductase-like isoform X2, with translation MTGVGKVVCVTGASGYIASWLVKLLLQRGYTVKATVTNLSDPNKVAHLNELEGAEERLHLFEANLMSYGSFDPVVHGCEGVFHIASPAFLEATNPQVELIEPAVKGTLNVLKSCSKVPSVRRVVLTSSLAAVMFNRNLKDPNVIIDEKWFSDPVFCEEIKAWYCLAKTLAEEAAWVFSKQNGIDLVVINPCYVIGPLLQPILNYTSKTFLNVIKENKAFPWPFYQLVDVRDVAQAHVVAFENPSASGRYILIERTLNHSETLEILQKLYPSLDLPKISAEDPTFQVCNKKAQDLGIVFTPSEVSLKDMVESLKEKKFLT, from the exons ATGACTGGAGTGGGAAAAGTTGTGTGCGTGACTGGAGCATCGGGATACATTGCTTCATGGCTGGTTAAGCTTCTGCTTCAGCGGGGTTACACTGTTAAAGCCACTGTTACAAACCTCA GTGATCCGAATAAAGTAGCTCACTTGAATGAACTCGAGGGAGCAGAGGAGAGATTACACTTGTTCGAAGCCAACTTAATGAGCTATGGATCTTTTGATCCCGTGGTTCATGGGTGTGAAGGGGTCTTCCACATAGCCTCACCGGCTTTCCTTGAAGCAACCAATCCACAG GTAGAACTAATAGAACCGGCAGTGAAGGGAACACTTAATGTCCTAAAATCATGCAGCAAAGTACCTTCTGTTAGAAGAGTAGTGCTAACATCGTCTCTCGCTGCAGTCATGTTCAATCGCAATCTCAAAGATCCCAACGTTATAATTGATGAGAAATGGTTTTCCGATCCAGTATTCTGTGAAGAAATCAAG GCTTGGTATTGCCTCGCAAAAACATTGGCAGAGGAAGCTGCATGGGTATTCTCTAAACAAAATGGCATCGACTTGGTAGTAATAAATCCTTGCTACGTGATTGGTCCTCTCCTTCAACCAATACTTAATTACACTTCTAAGACGTTCTTGAACGTGATTAAAG AAAACAAAGCATTTCCATGGCCATTCTATCAATTAGTTGATGTTAGAGATGTTGCTCAAGCACATGTTGTGGCGTTTGAGAATCCTTCAGCAAGTGGCAGATACATTTTGATAGAAAGAACATTAAATCATTCGGAAACACTGGAGATTTTGCAGAAGCTTTATCCTTCATTGGACCTTCCTAAAAT TTCTGCAGAGGATCCAACGTTCCAGGTATGCAATAAGAAAGCACAAGATTTGGGCATCGTTTTCACGCCTTCAGAGGTGAGCCTGAAGGATATGGTTGAAAGCTTGAAAGAGAAAAAATTCCTCACATAA
- the LOC140813543 gene encoding phenylacetaldehyde reductase-like isoform X1 has translation MTGVGKVVCVTGASGYIASWLVKLLLQRGYTVKATVTNLSDPNKVAHLNELEGAEERLHLFEANLMSYGSFDPVVHGCEGVFHIASPAFLEATNPQVELIEPAVKGTLNVLKSCSKVPSVRRVVLTSSLAAVMFNRNLKDPNVIIDEKWFSDPVFCEEIKAWYCLAKTLAEEAAWVFSKQNGIDLVVINPCYVIGPLLQPILNYTSKTFLNVIKENKAFPWPFYQLVDVRDVAQAHVVAFENPSASGRYILIERTLNHSETLEILQKLYPSLDLPKISSAEDPTFQVCNKKAQDLGIVFTPSEVSLKDMVESLKEKKFLT, from the exons ATGACTGGAGTGGGAAAAGTTGTGTGCGTGACTGGAGCATCGGGATACATTGCTTCATGGCTGGTTAAGCTTCTGCTTCAGCGGGGTTACACTGTTAAAGCCACTGTTACAAACCTCA GTGATCCGAATAAAGTAGCTCACTTGAATGAACTCGAGGGAGCAGAGGAGAGATTACACTTGTTCGAAGCCAACTTAATGAGCTATGGATCTTTTGATCCCGTGGTTCATGGGTGTGAAGGGGTCTTCCACATAGCCTCACCGGCTTTCCTTGAAGCAACCAATCCACAG GTAGAACTAATAGAACCGGCAGTGAAGGGAACACTTAATGTCCTAAAATCATGCAGCAAAGTACCTTCTGTTAGAAGAGTAGTGCTAACATCGTCTCTCGCTGCAGTCATGTTCAATCGCAATCTCAAAGATCCCAACGTTATAATTGATGAGAAATGGTTTTCCGATCCAGTATTCTGTGAAGAAATCAAG GCTTGGTATTGCCTCGCAAAAACATTGGCAGAGGAAGCTGCATGGGTATTCTCTAAACAAAATGGCATCGACTTGGTAGTAATAAATCCTTGCTACGTGATTGGTCCTCTCCTTCAACCAATACTTAATTACACTTCTAAGACGTTCTTGAACGTGATTAAAG AAAACAAAGCATTTCCATGGCCATTCTATCAATTAGTTGATGTTAGAGATGTTGCTCAAGCACATGTTGTGGCGTTTGAGAATCCTTCAGCAAGTGGCAGATACATTTTGATAGAAAGAACATTAAATCATTCGGAAACACTGGAGATTTTGCAGAAGCTTTATCCTTCATTGGACCTTCCTAAAAT CAGTTCTGCAGAGGATCCAACGTTCCAGGTATGCAATAAGAAAGCACAAGATTTGGGCATCGTTTTCACGCCTTCAGAGGTGAGCCTGAAGGATATGGTTGAAAGCTTGAAAGAGAAAAAATTCCTCACATAA